A single genomic interval of Nocardioides nitrophenolicus harbors:
- a CDS encoding AMP-binding protein, protein MFVPFSVNDFLDRAVQVYGERVGVVDEPTQPAPSQGELTYARIGELARRQAARLDELGIGVGERVAVVSHNSSRLLTSFFGVSGWGRVLVPVNFRLSPDEVQYIVDHSGARVLYVDPELEESLAGVTCEQKYLLGDDDALYAPEGAEPKAWDHDEGATATINYTSGTTARPKGVQITHRNIWVNAVTFGLHAGISDRDVYLHTLPQFHANGWGMPFAMTGVGARHIILRKVDGAEILRRVRDHGVTVMCAAPAVAAAVLEAAQTWEGEIPGRDKVRIIMAGAPPPTKTVIRVQEELGWEFIQIYGLTETSPLLTINRTRAEWDDLSAEERATRLTRAGAPAIGVRLAIDESEEGAGEVLARSNVILEGYWEQPEESAAALKDGWFHTGDGGYLGDDGYLTIADRKKDVIITGGENVTSIEVEDTLFSHPAVAEVAVIGVPSEKWGETIKALVVLTPDTSAGLEMEAELIRWCKDRLAGYKAPTSVEFRDELARTATGKLQKFKLRAPYWEGLTRQVN, encoded by the coding sequence GTGTTCGTCCCGTTCAGCGTCAACGACTTCCTCGACCGCGCCGTCCAGGTGTACGGCGAGCGGGTGGGTGTCGTCGACGAGCCGACCCAGCCCGCGCCCAGCCAGGGCGAGCTGACCTACGCCCGGATCGGCGAGCTGGCCCGGCGCCAGGCCGCCCGGCTCGACGAGCTCGGCATCGGCGTCGGCGAGCGGGTCGCGGTCGTCAGCCACAACAGCAGCCGGCTGCTGACGTCCTTCTTCGGCGTGAGCGGCTGGGGCCGGGTGCTGGTGCCGGTGAACTTCCGGCTCAGCCCCGACGAGGTGCAGTACATCGTCGACCACTCGGGTGCCCGGGTGCTCTACGTCGACCCCGAGCTCGAGGAGTCGCTGGCCGGCGTGACGTGCGAGCAGAAGTACCTGCTCGGCGACGACGACGCGCTCTACGCCCCCGAGGGCGCCGAGCCCAAGGCGTGGGACCACGACGAGGGCGCGACCGCCACCATCAACTACACCTCCGGCACCACCGCCCGGCCCAAGGGCGTGCAGATCACCCACCGCAACATCTGGGTGAACGCGGTGACCTTCGGCCTGCACGCCGGCATCAGCGACCGCGACGTCTACCTCCACACGCTGCCGCAGTTCCACGCCAACGGCTGGGGGATGCCGTTCGCGATGACCGGCGTCGGCGCCCGTCACATCATCCTGCGCAAGGTCGACGGCGCCGAGATCCTGCGCCGGGTCCGCGACCACGGGGTCACCGTGATGTGCGCGGCGCCGGCGGTCGCGGCCGCGGTGCTGGAGGCCGCGCAGACCTGGGAGGGCGAGATCCCCGGGCGCGACAAGGTGCGGATCATCATGGCCGGCGCCCCGCCGCCGACCAAGACCGTCATCCGGGTCCAGGAGGAGCTGGGCTGGGAGTTCATCCAGATCTACGGCCTCACCGAGACCTCGCCGCTGCTGACCATCAACCGCACCCGCGCCGAGTGGGACGACCTCTCGGCCGAGGAGCGCGCCACCCGGCTCACCCGCGCCGGGGCGCCGGCGATCGGCGTACGGCTGGCGATCGACGAGTCGGAGGAGGGAGCCGGCGAGGTGCTGGCCCGCTCGAACGTGATCCTCGAGGGCTACTGGGAGCAGCCCGAGGAGTCGGCCGCGGCGCTGAAGGACGGCTGGTTCCACACCGGAGACGGCGGCTACCTCGGCGACGACGGCTACCTCACCATCGCCGACCGCAAGAAGGACGTGATCATCACCGGCGGCGAGAACGTCACCTCGATCGAGGTCGAGGACACCCTGTTCTCGCACCCGGCCGTCGCCGAGGTCGCGGTGATCGGCGTACCGAGCGAGAAGTGGGGCGAGACGATCAAGGCGCTCGTCGTACTGACCCCCGACACGAGCGCCGGCCTCGAGATGGAGGCCGAGCTGATCCGCTGGTGCAAGGACCGGCTGGCCGGCTACAAGGCGCCGACGTCGGTGGAGTTCCGCGACGAGCTGGCCCGGACCGCGACCGGCAAGCTGCAGAAGTTCAAGCTCCGCGCGCCCTACTGGGAGGGGCTGACCCGCCAGGTGAACTGA
- the cobN gene encoding cobaltochelatase subunit CobN, whose amino-acid sequence MARIALLSTSDTDLLSARASGADYGWANPNRSTLDGLVALAEGSDLVVVRLLGSPQQYDGELAALRATGRPLVVLGGEQTPSAELMETSTVPVGLAAEAHRYLAEGGPRNLAQLHAFLSDTVLLTGEGFEAPEVIPAWGLVERPGAIVPAQKHRDAPRTGAFEQGLSRVGVLFYRAHQASGNTAFVHALCDAIDATGSAVGVPIFAGSLRAAPDELFTALGELDALVVTVLAAGGSVPAGASAGGDDETWDVERIAALDIPVLQGLCLTSSRAEWDASDDGVSPLDYANQVAIPEFDGRISTAPFSFKELDDAGLPSYVADPERAARVAGLAVNYARLRRVPNAEKRIALMLSAYPTKHSRIGNAVGLDTPVSAVRLLRRLRDAGYDVGDGFGVLDLEDDTEAGDTLIHALIAAGGQDEEWLTSGQLTDAHVRITKAEYDAWTADLPADLRGDMVEAWGESPGTLFVNDSGEIVLATLRAGNVVLMIQPPRGFGENPVAIYHDPDLAPSHHYLAAYRWVEHGFGAHAVVHLGKHGSMEWLPGKNAALSASCGTDAAIGSMPLIYPFLVNDPGEGAQAKRRAHATIVDHLVPPMARAESYGDIARLEGLLEEYDKISAMDPAKLAAIRGEIWQLMHAAELHRDLGLEEKPEDDDFDDFLLHVDGWLCEIKDVQIRDGLHVLGQAPEGEARVNLVLAILRAAQVWGGQSHAVPGLRAALGLAPEAPTTEVDRVEAEARELVEAMEKAGWDPARVADLHASPEVRQVLAFAATQVVPRLARTTDELDHTLHALDGGYVPAGPSGSPLRGLVNVLPTGRNFYTVDPRAVPSRLAWQTGQAMAESLLARYVEEEAAYPESVGLSVWGTSAMRTSGDDIAEVLALLGVRPEWDEASKRVHALTVIPLEELGRPRIDVTVRISGFFRDAFPHVVAMLDDAVRMVAELDEPLDQNFVRAHAAADLAEHGDERRARTRIFGSKPGSYGAGILQAVESGSWRDDADLAEVYTAWGGFAYGRDLDGVPAADDMRANYRRIKVAAKNIDTREHDIADSDDYFQYHGGMVATIRALTGSAPKAYVGDSTTPDAVRTRTLQEETNRVFRARVVNPRWIGAMQRHGYKGAFELAATVDYLFGFDATAGVVHDWMYESLARSYVLDETNQEFLRKSNPWALRSIVERLHEAKDRGLWESPDPEVLAALQAAYLEVEGDLEDR is encoded by the coding sequence ATGGCGCGCATCGCACTGCTGTCCACGTCCGACACCGACCTGCTGTCCGCGCGGGCGAGCGGGGCCGACTACGGGTGGGCCAACCCGAACCGTTCGACCCTCGACGGCCTCGTCGCGCTGGCCGAGGGGAGCGACCTGGTCGTCGTCCGGCTGCTCGGCTCCCCCCAGCAGTACGACGGCGAGCTGGCCGCGCTGCGGGCCACCGGGCGTCCGCTGGTGGTGCTCGGCGGCGAGCAGACACCGAGCGCGGAGCTGATGGAGACCTCGACGGTCCCGGTCGGGCTCGCGGCCGAGGCGCACCGCTACCTGGCCGAGGGCGGCCCGCGGAACCTGGCCCAGCTGCACGCCTTCCTCTCCGACACGGTGCTGCTCACCGGTGAGGGCTTCGAGGCCCCGGAGGTGATCCCGGCCTGGGGCCTGGTCGAGCGGCCTGGTGCGATAGTCCCTGCTCAAAAGCACCGAGATGCCCCGAGAACCGGTGCTTTTGAGCAGGGACTATCGCGGGTGGGCGTCCTCTTCTACCGCGCCCACCAGGCCAGCGGGAACACCGCCTTCGTCCACGCCCTGTGCGACGCGATCGACGCGACCGGGTCGGCCGTGGGGGTGCCGATCTTCGCCGGCTCGCTGCGGGCCGCGCCCGACGAGCTGTTCACCGCGCTCGGTGAGCTCGACGCGCTGGTCGTCACCGTGCTCGCCGCGGGCGGCAGCGTCCCGGCCGGCGCGAGCGCGGGCGGCGACGACGAGACCTGGGACGTGGAGCGGATCGCCGCGCTCGACATCCCCGTGCTGCAGGGCCTGTGCCTGACCAGCAGCCGGGCCGAGTGGGACGCCTCCGACGACGGCGTCTCGCCGCTCGACTACGCCAACCAGGTGGCGATCCCCGAGTTCGACGGGCGGATCAGCACCGCGCCCTTTTCGTTCAAGGAGCTCGACGACGCGGGCCTGCCGTCGTACGTCGCCGACCCGGAGCGCGCCGCCCGGGTGGCCGGGCTCGCGGTGAACTACGCGCGGCTGCGGCGGGTGCCGAACGCCGAGAAGCGGATCGCGCTCATGCTCAGCGCCTACCCCACCAAGCACTCCCGGATCGGCAACGCGGTCGGCCTCGACACGCCCGTCTCGGCGGTGCGGCTGCTGCGCCGGTTGCGCGACGCCGGGTACGACGTCGGCGACGGCTTCGGCGTCCTCGATCTCGAGGACGACACCGAGGCCGGCGACACCCTGATCCACGCGCTCATCGCGGCCGGCGGCCAGGACGAGGAGTGGCTGACCTCCGGCCAGCTCACCGACGCGCACGTGCGGATCACCAAGGCCGAGTACGACGCCTGGACCGCAGACCTGCCCGCCGACCTGCGCGGCGACATGGTCGAGGCGTGGGGCGAGTCGCCCGGCACGCTGTTCGTCAACGACAGCGGCGAGATCGTGCTCGCCACGCTGCGGGCCGGCAACGTCGTGCTGATGATCCAGCCGCCCCGCGGCTTCGGCGAGAACCCGGTCGCGATCTACCACGACCCCGACCTGGCGCCCTCGCACCACTACCTGGCGGCGTACCGCTGGGTCGAGCACGGCTTCGGCGCGCACGCCGTCGTCCACCTCGGCAAGCACGGCTCGATGGAGTGGCTGCCGGGCAAGAACGCCGCGCTGTCGGCGTCCTGCGGCACCGACGCGGCGATCGGCAGCATGCCGCTGATCTACCCCTTCCTCGTCAACGACCCGGGCGAGGGGGCGCAGGCCAAGCGCCGCGCGCACGCCACGATCGTCGACCACCTGGTCCCGCCGATGGCGCGCGCCGAGAGCTACGGCGACATCGCGCGGCTCGAGGGCCTGCTCGAGGAGTACGACAAGATCTCCGCGATGGACCCGGCCAAGCTGGCCGCGATCCGCGGCGAGATCTGGCAGCTCATGCACGCCGCCGAGCTGCACCGTGACCTCGGCCTCGAGGAGAAGCCCGAGGACGACGACTTCGACGACTTCCTGCTCCACGTCGACGGCTGGCTGTGCGAGATCAAGGACGTCCAGATCCGCGACGGCCTGCACGTGCTCGGCCAGGCGCCCGAGGGGGAGGCACGGGTCAACCTGGTGCTCGCGATCCTGCGCGCGGCGCAGGTGTGGGGCGGGCAGTCGCACGCCGTACCAGGGCTGCGGGCCGCGCTCGGCCTCGCGCCGGAGGCGCCGACCACCGAGGTCGACCGGGTCGAGGCCGAGGCACGCGAGCTGGTCGAGGCGATGGAGAAGGCGGGTTGGGACCCCGCCCGCGTCGCCGACCTGCACGCCTCGCCCGAGGTGCGGCAGGTGCTGGCGTTCGCGGCCACCCAGGTCGTCCCGCGCCTGGCCCGGACGACGGACGAGCTCGACCACACCCTGCACGCGCTGGACGGTGGCTACGTCCCGGCCGGCCCGTCCGGCTCGCCGCTGCGGGGCCTGGTCAACGTGCTCCCGACCGGCCGCAACTTCTACACCGTCGACCCGCGCGCCGTCCCGTCCCGGCTGGCCTGGCAGACCGGTCAGGCGATGGCCGAGTCGCTGCTCGCGCGCTACGTCGAGGAGGAGGCTGCGTACCCGGAGTCGGTCGGCCTCTCCGTCTGGGGCACGTCGGCGATGCGCACGTCGGGCGACGACATCGCCGAGGTGCTCGCGCTGCTCGGCGTACGTCCGGAGTGGGACGAGGCGTCGAAGCGGGTGCACGCGCTGACCGTCATCCCGCTGGAGGAGCTCGGCCGGCCGCGGATCGACGTCACCGTGCGGATCTCCGGCTTCTTCCGCGACGCCTTCCCCCACGTGGTCGCGATGCTCGACGACGCCGTGCGGATGGTCGCCGAGCTCGACGAGCCCCTCGACCAGAACTTCGTGCGCGCCCACGCCGCCGCTGACCTGGCCGAGCACGGCGACGAGCGGCGTGCACGCACCCGGATCTTCGGCTCCAAGCCGGGCTCCTACGGCGCCGGCATCCTGCAGGCCGTCGAGTCCGGCTCGTGGCGCGACGACGCCGACCTCGCCGAGGTCTACACCGCGTGGGGCGGCTTCGCCTACGGGCGCGACCTCGACGGCGTACCGGCGGCCGACGACATGCGCGCCAACTACCGGCGGATCAAGGTCGCGGCCAAGAACATCGACACCCGCGAGCACGACATCGCCGACAGCGACGACTACTTCCAGTACCACGGCGGCATGGTCGCCACGATCCGCGCGCTGACCGGCTCGGCCCCGAAGGCGTACGTCGGCGACTCGACCACGCCGGACGCCGTCCGGACTCGCACCCTGCAGGAGGAGACCAACCGCGTCTTCCGCGCCCGCGTCGTCAACCCGCGCTGGATCGGCGCCATGCAGCGGCACGGCTACAAGGGCGCCTTCGAGCTGGCCGCGACCGTCGACTACCTGTTCGGCTTCGACGCGACCGCGGGCGTGGTGCACGACTGGATGTACGAGTCGCTGGCTCGGTCGTACGTGCTGGACGAGACCAACCAGGAGTTCCTGCGCAAGTCGAACCCGTGGGCGCTGCGGAGCATCGTCGAGCGGCTGCACGAGGCCAAGGACCGTGGGCTGTGGGAGTCGCCGGATCCCGAGGTGCTGGCGGCGCTGCAGGCCGCCTATCTCGAGGTCGAGGGCGACCTGGAGGACCGATGA
- a CDS encoding SAM-dependent methyltransferase, with the protein MTAARVRILGFGMGPQHVTPEVAAALGECDYAIAVQKGDEDALLEARRAVCEAYGVELVVVRDPERDRSPGLDRSAYEGAVADWYAARLAAYRAVLDGRGGTCAFLVWGDPSLYDGTIRIVRELDVPFDVLPGVSAPQVLAARHRIVLHEVGQPVHVTTARRLRADVAARQRNLVVMLTAGVDLEGFEDWTIWWGANLGGVGERLVSGRVGDVVGVIEDARAAAKAEAGWVMDLFLLRGPEA; encoded by the coding sequence ATGACCGCCGCCCGAGTACGCATCCTCGGCTTCGGGATGGGGCCTCAGCACGTCACCCCGGAGGTCGCGGCGGCGCTGGGGGAGTGCGACTACGCGATCGCGGTGCAGAAGGGCGACGAGGACGCCTTGCTGGAGGCCCGGCGCGCGGTCTGCGAGGCGTACGGCGTCGAGCTGGTCGTCGTACGCGACCCGGAGCGGGACCGCTCGCCGGGCCTCGACCGGTCGGCCTACGAGGGCGCCGTGGCGGACTGGTACGCCGCCCGGCTGGCCGCGTACCGCGCGGTGCTGGACGGGCGCGGCGGGACGTGCGCCTTCCTGGTCTGGGGGGATCCGTCGCTCTACGACGGGACCATCCGGATCGTGCGCGAGCTGGACGTGCCGTTCGACGTGCTCCCCGGGGTGAGCGCGCCGCAGGTCCTGGCCGCCCGGCACCGGATCGTGCTGCACGAGGTCGGCCAGCCGGTCCACGTCACGACCGCGCGGCGACTGCGCGCGGACGTGGCCGCGCGGCAGCGGAACCTCGTCGTGATGCTGACCGCCGGCGTCGACCTCGAGGGCTTCGAGGACTGGACGATCTGGTGGGGCGCGAACCTCGGCGGCGTGGGGGAGCGGCTGGTGTCCGGGCGGGTCGGTGACGTCGTCGGCGTGATCGAGGACGCACGCGCGGCCGCGAAGGCCGAGGCCGGCTGGGTGATGGACCTGTTCCTGCTGCGCGGACCGGAGGCCTGA
- a CDS encoding cobyric acid synthase — MTGAALLVAGMTSDAGKSVLTTGLCRAFARRGIRVAPYKAQNMSNNSMVVTGPDGRPGEIGRAQWVQALAAGVTPEVAMNPVLLKPGSDRRSHVVLMGQPAGEVSSRNWHDGRAHLAETAFAAFDDLRSRFELVVAEGAGSPAEINLRASDYVNMGLARHGDVPTIVVGDIDRGGWFASAYGTLMLLDGADQALIRGYVVNRFRGDVDLLRPGLADLEARSGRPTYGVLPWHPDLWLDSEDALDLAGRRAEIGAGVRRVAVVRLPRISNFTDVDALGLEPGLDVEFVSDPARLSDADLVVLPGTRATLADLSWLRERGLDVAIQRHAAAGRPVLGICGGCQMLGRVIEDPEGTEGAAGAVVEGLGLLDLTTRFGAEKRLALHEPAGYEIHHGRIAGATTAGSVTGTMVHGSLEDDPTRAAYLERALGVTSAASFPAARAARLDLLGDLVEEHLDLDAILDLTR, encoded by the coding sequence ATGACCGGCGCGGCCCTGCTCGTCGCAGGGATGACCTCGGACGCCGGCAAGAGCGTGCTGACGACGGGGCTGTGCCGGGCGTTCGCGCGGCGCGGGATCCGGGTGGCGCCGTACAAGGCGCAGAACATGTCCAACAACTCGATGGTCGTCACCGGCCCCGACGGGCGGCCGGGGGAGATCGGGCGGGCGCAGTGGGTGCAGGCGCTCGCCGCGGGGGTGACGCCCGAGGTCGCGATGAACCCGGTGCTGCTCAAGCCCGGCAGCGACCGGCGCAGCCATGTCGTCCTGATGGGTCAGCCGGCGGGCGAGGTGTCCTCGCGCAACTGGCACGACGGCCGCGCTCATCTGGCCGAGACGGCGTTCGCCGCGTTCGACGACCTGCGCTCGCGCTTCGAGCTGGTCGTGGCCGAGGGCGCGGGGAGCCCGGCCGAGATCAACCTGCGGGCCAGCGACTACGTCAACATGGGGCTGGCGCGACACGGCGACGTGCCGACGATCGTGGTCGGCGACATCGACCGCGGGGGCTGGTTCGCCTCGGCCTACGGCACCCTGATGCTGCTCGACGGGGCCGACCAGGCGCTGATCAGGGGGTATGTCGTCAACCGCTTCCGCGGCGACGTCGACCTGCTGCGGCCGGGGCTGGCCGACCTCGAGGCGCGCTCCGGCCGCCCGACGTACGGCGTGCTGCCGTGGCATCCCGACCTGTGGCTCGACTCCGAGGATGCGCTCGACCTCGCCGGCCGGCGGGCCGAGATCGGGGCGGGGGTACGGCGGGTGGCCGTGGTCCGGCTGCCGCGGATCAGCAACTTCACCGACGTCGACGCGCTCGGCCTGGAGCCGGGGCTGGACGTGGAGTTCGTGTCCGACCCGGCGCGGCTGAGCGACGCCGACCTGGTGGTGCTGCCGGGCACGCGGGCGACGCTCGCGGATCTCTCCTGGCTGCGCGAGCGTGGGCTGGACGTGGCGATCCAGCGGCACGCCGCCGCGGGCCGACCGGTGCTCGGGATCTGCGGCGGCTGCCAGATGCTCGGGCGGGTGATCGAGGACCCTGAGGGCACCGAGGGCGCGGCCGGTGCGGTGGTCGAGGGTCTCGGGCTGCTCGACCTGACCACGCGCTTCGGCGCGGAGAAGCGGCTCGCCCTGCACGAGCCGGCCGGCTACGAGATCCATCACGGCCGGATCGCCGGAGCGACCACGGCGGGGAGCGTGACCGGGACGATGGTGCACGGCAGCCTCGAGGACGACCCGACCCGCGCGGC